The DNA segment GGACCTAGCTCTGCAAGCAGCTGGCATAGGATTAAATCCAGCAGTAGGAGCAGAAGGTCCCTGGGACAATGAAGCACTACCTGTTCCAGCAGCTGACATGGAAAACAACCTGGCCGGTTTAGCTGAAGATCACTGGGACCATCAAGGTCTTCATCTACCGGCAGTAAATGTGGACATTAATCTGCCCCGGGAAGAAGAtcagtttgctgatgacatgtGGTGGGTCTGGGAAAGTGACATTGATTCTGGCGCTGAAAATGAAAGCGACCTTGAAAGCGAATCTGAGGATGAGGTCCCAGAGTTAATACCTGTCATCCCAGAACCTCAGGAATCCGGGAGCCCTCCAAGAGAGGGAGCTGATGAAAGCGATCTCTTTGGCTCCAGGAGGCGCCAAAGAGAGGAAAATAATAATGGCGAGAGTAATGAGATGAACAGGAAGCGATTGAGGTTCCTCGAGTCAGGCAACGAACCGTCAGACACCACCTCCGAAAGTGAGGATAATGAAAATGAAGACACGGTGTCATCACCCTCTACTTCAGCTGACACAGAAGCAggacagaagaagagaaaacgggatgatgatgatgaggacaatggaagagacaaaaaaatgtgtaaaaagtaACAAAATTGTGCTGCTGGACCCTCAGGATTGACCCCCCGACCCCTCTCACCCTCCTatgtggtgtgtttgtgtgtgtgcaccatCAGAGACTGTGACTTTGAGAATCTGGAAGTGCCTGGTGGCATCTTTATCTGTCCTCCTTGTTGTTTACAAGGAGAGTTATTTATAAACTCTGTTCCTCAAAAGCTGGCAACATTAGAGACTGCTACTCActccagggcttccccagaggcTGGGTTACAACCCTCAGCtaactctggacccctggaggccAAGATGCCAGCTAGGGACTGCACCCGGCTGTCACTGCCTGAGCAGGGTCAGTGCTCTGCGCAGCTGCAGCCCTCTTTATGTGTACCAGAGGCCCACGAGcctgctggttttgttttgtgtgtgccaGGGCGCCCATGCCTACTGGTTTTGAGCCTGTTTTTGCTGGGGgaccgaggagcccgtccagcctgcGCCGTCATCAGCAGCTTCCGCTGAGGGGTCTCAGAAACCGCTTCAGCCTGCTGCTTTCGCTGGGGAGACCGAGGTGCCCATCCAGCTATCACcatcgcctgcagtgccaccacctgcggctcccacaccgccgcctgcagcgcctccgtctccggcttccacgccgccgcctacAGCGACATCcttgtctggtccagcctccgtgtctgcatccgcgcctggtccagcctccgtgtcttcttCCTcccctggtccagcctccgtgtcttcttcctcgcctggtccagcctccgtatCTTCgccctcgtctggtccagcctctgtgtcttcgccctcgcctggtccagcctccgtgtcttcgccctcgcctggtccagcctccgtgtcttcgccctcgcctggtccagcctccgtgtcttcttCCTcccctggtccagcctccgtgtcttcttcctcgcctggtccagcctccgtgtcttcttcctcgcctggtccagcctccgtgtgtCTTCTTCGtctgctgcagcagcttcatcatcaccatcctcgcctgcagcagcagcagcttcatcatcatcatcctcgccTGGCCTGGCCTctgcttcatcatcatcatcctcgcGTGGCCCAGCCTctgcttcatcatcatcatcctcgcctggcccggcctctgcgtcagcttcagcttcgcctggcccggcctctgTATCAGCTCCAGCCTCGCCTGGTTTttcttcagcagcagcttcagcctcATCCTTCTCCTCATCCTTGCCTGGTTCTGCTGTTGGCACGCCGCCATCCGGTCCGCGTCTACCGCATCATCATCACCGGCCGTTTTCTCGGCCGTTGGCTGGTCATCATCGCCGTTGTGGGCGTCCTCCTGAACGAGGTTGTCGCCGCCACTGCCTTCTTCGTGGACGGCCTCCCGAACTGTCTCAGCCTGGCCTTCTGTGCTATCGGCCCCCAGGCCGGCCACCTGAACTATGTTTCGGACTCTGCTcccctgtgtgttttgtttgggactCTAGCTCCTCCATTTCCTTCcatttattaaactgatttgtattacattagactgctgatttattgtgaatgaatgatattgttttatgatgcattatactgtggagttataagaaataccgttttcagagagtcatggccttatttgtctgattagaagagaacagaacataccggagaggttttctgccccatctcatCAGGAGGAGATAATGTGCAGTCTGTGAGTCGCACATTGTTGAGTTATAAGTGTTTCCAACTCGTCTTCATCATTACAGCAGGAAGCTGTAAAGTTTGAGTTGTAAGGGAGCTGATTTAAAGGTGGATGCTGAAATGGCTCAGGAATTGCCAGGACATTCATAGACTTTTTCATAGTTTTACATACTGTATGTAGAAttttgttttgctgatgttgatgtGTAAGCAGCacttttgctgatgtttgtgtcAGGTGTAGCTTGGTGTCACTCTTTATTAGTGCTGAGCAGTTTCAGATGTTCAAATTTTTGAAAGTACacatgagaaaaagagagaactcAATGCCACAAATAAGCAAAACACTgtccagcagctgctcagcACTGGCTGTTACTAAAACCACACTTAGAAAATATTCAGATGATCAAAGTGTTGTggaaaaataaactgagaattaaaacaaaactgattttctgagatttattgaaagaaatgtttgcaaagGGATCAAAACAGCACAGACAGGCTTCGTACCAGCATTGACAAATAGGCAAAAATAATATGGAAAGCAAAGACATCCTGTCACAATCACAGGCTAATAGTAACTTTTGCAGGCTTCATGGTGGCAGAGTATGGAAAATAGGTCTCATGTATTTCTGGTACttcaaaaagtgtttttctggGACCTGACATGTTTCATCATGTTATTAATATTTAGTTGTTATTCTAATAAAGAATAGAAGTTAAAACACTTCTAATAGTACTAATTTGCCTCTCCCAAACACTTCCCATGTGGCTTGAAGACGGGGTGTTCAGAACAAACTCACTTTCAAACTGTACTTTCTGCAGCTTGTGCACTTGTAGATGTGAGAAGCAACTGCATTGCTGTGTCCTGTGATCAAATCCCATTGGAGCGCAGCTCGTTTACAGTTATTCCCCTTCCTTGATGCTGCACTTTTTTGTGATAGTGTTTAATAAGTAAAGACGACATATGACTTGAATTGGGAATAATGGCAGGATGTTTGATATATGGGTGCAGAGTTGCTCTTGTTAAACGTCCTCCCTGCTCATCAACAAATGGACTTAGGCTGtacagcttgtgtgtcttgtccTTCAGTTGAATGTCCTTTCCTCTAGTTAAGTCCTTAAATTCTTTGCTgaatgtgttttcctgtgcaaGTTTTATTATGAACAGTTCCGCCTTTTGTCTGACTTGTGTTTTCACCTTTTGTTTGTGCGAGTCCTTTGAAATCTTTCACAAATTTCTGTAGACAACCAATAGCTTTAACAGCTCTTCTCCAGTCTGAGAATTTGGTGAGAGACGGTCTAGTATTCTTCTCCTTTCTTCTACTTTGGTGTTGGACACATCTACTGTTTTCAGCTCTGGATCGTTGGGCTTGACTTCAGTAAACTCGTCATTTTCAATGGGTAGCTCGCTTTGCCACAAAAACTCTGGACCTTTAAAGCAGTTAGAGTTGAGCAGCTGTTGGACACAGAGTCCTATTGATGCATGGTCTACACAATTACTTTCAGATGGTACTTGATGCCACTGTCGTGGGTCTGTGAGTGACCTTATCCTTTGAATCCTATTTGCCACAAACACGTGAAATCTCTTTGCATCATTGTTCACATTCCCCAACACTACCGTGGAATCTATCCTGAAGTGCTCTTCAAGATCACTTATCTCCAGCTCATTTCTTAACCTTACACTTGTTCTTGCTGCAACTACTGCAGCCGTTAGTTCAAGACTAGGGACAGTAGTGACCTTGGTTGGGGCTACATGTGCCTTTCCCAAGACTAAGGCACAATGAATATCCCCTTTGGATGTTACTGTTCTTAAATAACTACACTGTCTGTAGCCTGTCACACTAGCGTCGGAAAAATGGTGTAATTCACATTGTGCAATGTCTGTGTTTGCAGGTAGAACACATCTTTGAACTTTCACCTTTGACAGGTTAGGTTTTGAAGATCTAGGAGCCAGGATTCCCACTGTGTGCGGAGATCATCTGAGAGTGGCTCGCCCCATCCAACTTTCTCTTGACATAACTGATTTGCTTTCCTCTTAGGATGAAGGGTGCCACAAATCCCAGTGGGTCATACACTGATGCTATTGTGCGCAGGATTCGTCTTCTTGTCGTTGGGTGCTCTTTTACAGTTATTCTGAACGGaaactgataggtttgtagcttaaaccgattcgctggaacgttgaagacaatgtaattacacagcaaagcaagacacgagtaggcaaagttctttatgttttacgtgcacgggagagaactgaacaaacgccgttccttcgcttgaccccagttactctcgtccgctcccccgtaacgctgctcttttattgaggttacataaATATACATAGGTTCATTTACATATGACgtctacatacacacaaagagtaccttgcctgtggttttgtaagtgtgtgtgtgtgtgtgtgtgtgtgtgtgtgtgtgtgtgggggtcagagtgtgaccccataaagacttccctaaacctgctggcctggaagtccagcagttcatctaaacaaaaggcacttagcctaaaacagatatagatacgtttatcctaccataaaacaataagacaaggtacgacctctcccatgctcccagagtgctctggaatgcacacaaagtttgcagactattaaggatcaaacctctaccaatctacacctaattataaaactctaagaatatataagtagatatttctaagcataaatgacaatcaacaatacaaaaacctAACAGAAACTCATCAGCAGAAACGCACCACTGAACACCAAGTGCCCTTCCCATTAATGGCTCTCCAAGTGCCAGATCTAAGTCCTTAAATCTTTCTGTACACTTTTCTCTCGGCAATGACTTTATCACATTTTCACTGTTTGATATGAACTTGTGTAATCTTAGTTTACCTGTGCTACACAGTTCTCTACACAGTTCTTTGACTAATTTTATGACTTCTGCTTCTTACATAACACTTACAAGTCCATCATCTACATAAAAGTTCCTTTGAATGAACCTCACAGTGTTTGGAGTGAACTTTCTCTCACCTTGCGGGGCTAGATGTTTTAAACCAAAGTTGGCACAGCCAGGAGAAGAAGCAGCGCCAAAGAGATGAACCTTCATTCGAAAGACTGAGGGTGGAACGCTTAGGTCACCATGCTCCCACCATAGGAAGCGTAAGTAGTCCTACATGGAACTGGTGAAACATTGGTTTGACGTCGCACATTACAGCAGTGAAGCCCTTCCTGAACCTACGAAGCACTCCCACCAAAGTGTTTGTGAGGTCAGGCCCTGTAAGCAGGTGCATTTTCAGCGAGGTGTCTTGATATTGTCCAGAACAGTCAAAGACTACGCATATTTTGCCGGGCTTTTGAGGGTGGTGTACCCCATGGTGGGGAATATACCAAACAGGAGTATTACAGAGTTCTTTCTCTGGCATTTTCTCTGCATCACCACATGTTCTCCATGAAATTTGCATAGTCTGTGTGGTACCTTTGGtcctctccaaaagttgattctgttcatctgaacgtagcgttttgtggaagaaacgtttcgtcactcatccaagtgacttcttcagtctcagctgactgcaggtttccccaatcttataaacagtacatttgcatagtgactgaaaccagcctactgaaggaacaatgggctgggaggtcagctccttaatcttaattatgcaaattctcatgacccattcatcaacaaccactgaccaaaacccactgatcaaagaccactgatcaatggccatgagtaccattcacagagagttggggaatggctgcaatcacagcattgtaagatggcgaaagatgttgTAACATGGTAGACTAATGTGCCTGTGTTAATTCAGCTCCATATTATTGTGTTAAGTTGCACTGGGTTGggagtggttgtgtgtgtgtcacatttttGGTGAGCCAATGGCTGGAATGGGGTTGGACTAATTAGAGGCAGGTGTATTTGATTGCACTGATACACTGGTCTACTTATAGCCCACACTACAAACACTGCTGTgtcattttgtctctctgtgcaggtatgtaATGTGATGAAATCTGGTATGTttgggatggatggattttgtgCTATGAATTCTATAGTGAATGTgtcattttgtctctctgtgcaggccagggcCTATTATATGCCACAGCCTAAAGGCAGCAGAATTGCAGAGGCTGGAGTGACCACTGGCTATATGCTTGCAGGGTGGTGGGTCTCAGAGGACAACTTCTAACCCTGTTGAAGGCAACACGTGGAGTGCAACTGGCAGTGTGGCATAGCTGGCTCTGGCCTTGGgactgtgttttttatttgattcataAATGGGACACTGGactgttttatcttttatttcttGATTATTTGTCAATAAATTATCTTTTAGAATTTTATTGACTCTCATCTCTTTGCCCACGGCTGAGACGGTTGATCAGACCTAGAATCTTTTTTATTGGGTGTGTTAcaatgtacccttaggccccctcctcgattcagagatggtctttcccttttcacgtaaatggcctccttgactccgtgctcaaaccagcgttcctccctatccaagatgtgtacatcctcatcattgaaagagtgtccactggcctgtaggtgtaaatagactgcgaagtcctggcctgacgaagtagctcttctgtgttgtgccatccgcttcgccagaggttgtttggtttccccgacgtataaatcctggcaatcctcctggcacttaacagcgtacactatgttactctgtttgtgtcgggggacacgatccttggggtggaccaatttttggcgcagcgggttttggggtttaaaagccacagaaacCCGGTGTTTacaaaaaatgcgtctcaactgctccgatactcctgttgtccttctctcctggattggctggagctttctttaggtgcctttccagctttgacaaaagtccagctgggataaccacatttactcagggtcgttcttctgcctccctggccgctgtgtcagtggggatggtgttcgctctgtgttgtagcgtcctaatgacacccagtttgtgctccagtggatgatgagagtcaaaccttaaatactgatccgtatgtgtaggtttacggtacacgacagcatttagatgtcccccattactgatggaaatctcacagtctaagaaggctaacctgccacttttcatatcctccctggtgaatttgatgtgtcggtccactgagttaatgtgatctgtgaattgtggtacgtcctgagatttgattttcacccaggtgtcatctacatatctgaaccaatggcttggtggtgttccagggtaggatagcaaagccctcatttaaataaataaataaatttttatttatatagcacctttcaagacagaGTCACAAAGTTCTGCACATAAGATTACAAgtcataaaaagatttaaaaagagaaaataaaacaggcaaaaaattaacca comes from the Oreochromis aureus strain Israel breed Guangdong linkage group 18, ZZ_aureus, whole genome shotgun sequence genome and includes:
- the LOC120434188 gene encoding uncharacterized protein LOC120434188, giving the protein MDSGDGEINGANQNVQLRFRPLLHLVERFEHYAAVGPEMSLLRDTIMRGLFNEFSLETAIEIFYNTLGLGNIDDIARVDLALQAAGIGLNPAVGAEGPWDNEALPVPAADMENNLAGLAEDHWDHQGLHLPAVNVDINLPREEDQFADDMWWVWESDIDSGAENESDLESESEDEVPELIPVIPEPQESGSPPREGADESDLFGSRRRQREENNNGESNEMNRKRLRFLESGNEPSDTTSESEDNENEDTVSSPSTSADTEAGQKKRKRDDDDEDNGRDKKMCKK